A genomic region of Oncorhynchus mykiss isolate Arlee chromosome 16, USDA_OmykA_1.1, whole genome shotgun sequence contains the following coding sequences:
- the fam131c gene encoding protein FAM131C, producing MGACLCKGHKDLQSAPQHPMEVLQSQPVKGGHAPSNGNKSEKKSSSSYDIGELATSSLMGLVVMIKEHITKPTAMAQGRVAHLIEWNGWGGGCERGGDLQEDEQLYSHLTDEIKEARFAAGVAEQFALAETAMNVWSMYEGPEQLSSSLDPLQDSHFVSNFLLDVGSVGLPQQLYSIHTKDNNSYDAGYLGPPHPVFSVSPISPPSQPDSERRPPEDGRTGASEATTVQHVDSSSLYEDEVFYN from the exons ATGGGTGCCTGCCTATGCAAAGGTCACAAAG ATCTCCAGAGTGCTCCCCAGCATCCCATGGAGGTGCTGCAATCCCAGCCTGTCAAG ggcGGCCACGCTCCATCTAACGGCAATAAGTCAGAGAAGAAGAGCAGCAGTAGTTATGACATTGGGGAGTTGGCCACTTCCTCCCTGATGG gaCTGGTGGTGATGATCAAGGAGCACATCACCAAGCCCACGGCCATGGCCCAGGGGCGTGTTGCACACCTTATAGAGTGGAATGGGTGGGGGGGCGGGTGTGAAAGAGGCGGCGACTTGCAGGAAGATGAGCAGCTCTATTCCCACCTGACCGACGAGATCAAGGAGGCCCGCTTCGCCGCAG GAGTAGCAGAGCAATTTGCCTTGGCTGAAACGGCCATGAATGTCTGGTCGATGTACGAAGGTCCAGAACAGCTATCCTCCAGCTTAGACCCTCTGCAAG ACAGCCACTTCGTGTCTAACTTTCTGTTAGACGTTGGCAGCGTTGGGCTCCCACAGCAGCTGTACAGTATCCACACAAAGGACAACAACAGCTACGATGCTGGCTACCTGGGGCCTCCACACCCCGTCTTTTCTGTTTCCCCCATATCTCCCCCCTCTCAGCCAGACAGTGAGCGGCGCCCCCCAGAGGACGGGAGGACTGGAGCTTCAGAGGCCACCACCGTTCAACACGTAGACAGCAGCTCCCTATATGAGGATGAGGTTTTTTACAACTag